A stretch of DNA from Streptomyces sp. NBC_01197:
CGGCAAGTTCGGCGTCACCGCCAACGCCGTCGCTCCCGGCTTCATCGTCACCGAGATGACCGCGCAGACCGCGGCGCGCGTCGGTATGGGCTTCGAGGAGTTCCAGGCCGCCGCCGCCACCCAGATCCCGGTGCAGCGTGTCGGCAGGCCCGAGGACATCGCCAACGCCATCGCCTTCTTCACCGGCGAGGACGCGGGCTTCGTGTCCGGACAGGTCATGTACGTCGCCGGCGGACCGCTCAACTGAGCCGGGACTCAAGGGAGTCACGGGAATCACAAGGGGATCGACGGAGATGACTGCACAGGACAGCGGGAAGGTCGCGCTGATCACCGGCGCGAGCCGCGGTATCGGATACGGGATCGCCGAGGCGTTCGTCGCCCGCGGCGACCGGGTCTGCATCACCGGCCGTAACGAGGACGCGCTCAAGGCGGCGGTGGAGCAGCTCGGCGCCGACCGGGCGATCGGCGTCGCGGGCAAGGCCCATGACGAGGCGCACCAGGCGGCGGCCGTCGAGCGGACCATGGAGGTGTTCGGCAGGGTCGACCACCTGGTCAACAACGCCGGTACGAACCCGGTGTTCGGGCCGATGGCCGAGATGGATCTGAACGTGGCGCGCAAGGTCTACGAGACCAATGTCATCTCGGCGCTCGGCTTCGCCCAGCAAACCTGGAAGGCGTGGCAGAAGGAGAACGGCGGCGCGATCGTGAACATCGCGTCCGTCGCCGGTGTCTCCGCCTCGCCGTTCATCGGCGCGTACGGCATGAGCAAGGCCGCGATGGTCAACCTCACCCTCCAGCTGGCGCACGAGTTCGCCCCGGTCGTACGGGTCAACGCCATCGCGCCCGCCGTGGTGAAGACGAAGTTCGCCGAGGCGCTGTACGAAGGCCGCGAGGCGGAGGCAGCCGCCGCGTACCCGCTGGGCAGGCTCGGAGTGCCCGCGGACATCGGGGGCGCCGCCGCGTTCCTCACGTCCGACCAGTCGGGCTGGGTCACCGGGCAGACCCTGGTGGTCGACGGCGGGATCTTCCTCAACGCGGGCGTCGGCTGAGTCCCGGCCCGCCCGGGGCCCCCACCCGCAGCTCCGCCCGCGGAGCCCGCTCACCGCACGGCCCCGGACATCCGTCCGGGGCCGTTGTCAGAGGTCGCCGGTAGGTTCAGTGAGGAAGAACGGATCGCACACCGGAGGTTGTTGACGTGACCGGAACCGACATGCTGCCCGCATCCTGGAGCGGCGTCCTCGGCGATGAGCTGGAGAAGCCCTACTTCAAGGAGCTGACGGCTTTCGTCGAGGAGGAGCGGGCCAAGGGGCCGGTCTACCCGCCGCGCGACGAGGTCTTCGCCGCGCTGGACGCCACGCCGTACGACAGGGTGAAGGTGCTGATCCTCGGCCAGGACCCGTACCACGGCGAGGGCCAGGGCCACGGGCTCTGCTTCTCGGTGCGCCCGGGGGTCCGGACCCCGCCCTCCCTGCGGAACATCTACAAGGAGATGAAGGAGGAGCTCGGCCACCCGGTCCCGGACAACGGCTATCTGATGCCGTGGGCCGAGCAGGGCGTCCTTCTGCTCAACGCGGTGCTCACGGTGCGCGCCTCGGAGGCCAACTCGCACAAGGGAAAGGGCTGGGAAAGGTTCACAGACGCGGTGATCAGCGCTGTGGCCGCGCGCCCCGACCCCGCGGTCTTCGTCCTCTGGGGCAACTACGCACAGAAGAAACTGCCGCTGATCGACGAGGAGCGTCACGTGGTGGTGAAGGGCGCCCACCCCTCGCCGCTCTCCGCGAAGAAGTTCTTCGGCTCGCGGCCCTTCACGCAGATCGACAAGGCGGTCGCCGGGCAGGGCCACGCGCCGATCGACTGGCGGATCCCCGACCTGGGCTGACCGGGTTCACCCGAGGTTGCGGCTAGCGTCGGTGGTATGCCGGGACGAACCGGACATCCGTGTGTGGGCGGCTACAGGAGGCAGCGGTGACGGAGGCGCAGCGGGAGACGTCGGGGGACGTCGTCATGAGCAGGATCGGCCAAGTGATCATGCTGCTGCACGGAGGCGACCGGGAGGAGGCCCGCAACCGGTTCGCCGGGTTGTGGGACGAGATCGGCGAGTCCGGCGACGCTCTGCACCGCTGCACCCTCGCGCATTACATGGCGGACACCCAGGACGATCCCGAGGACGAGCTGCTCTGGGATCTGCGGGCGCTGGCCGCGGCCGAGGGCCTGGACGACGAGCACGTCGGCCGCCCCGACGCCGCGGCAGCCGTCCGCGGCTTCTACCCCTCCCTGCACCTCAACCTCGCGGCCGACTACCTGAAGCTGGAGCGCAGAGAGGCCGCGCGTGTGCATCTGGGGCGTGCGCGGTCCGCGACGGGCGAACTGGCCGACGACGGTTACGGGGACGGCGTACGGGCGGCGATCGAGCGGTTGGAGTGGCGGCTGGGGGAGGGGTGAGGGGGAGGGGCCGAGGGGGTAGCGGTGAACGGTGCGGGCGGGTTGAGGGGGCCGTGCATCACCGGCCGTACGTCTGGTGGCAGATCCGCGCCTGGGGGCTGTCCTGCGGCCAGCCTCCGTAGCCCTCGCCGAGCGCGCAGACATCCGCGTTGGTGCCGGACGGGTGGGCCGCGTGCTTCGGGAGCCGAGGCGGCGCCGACTGCGCGGGTTGGACGCGGCGTGGATGCGCCGTACGGGGGTGTGAGGGCCGGACCGTGTGGCGGACCGGTGCCGGGCCGGTACCGGCACTGAGCCCCGGCCCGGCTTCGCCGCCCGGGCGGCGTGCGGGCGGGCGGCCCGGGGGTGGGACGGCGGTCCGGTGGCCGGGCCCCGTCCCGGGAGGTACGGTCTCCAGCGCTTCGACAGGCGGGCCCTGCACGATCTGCGGGCCGGTGTCCTGCGCGTGGTGGCCGGGCGTCCGGGACGGTCCGGGCGGGGGCGGGGGCGCCGGGGGGACGGCAACGCAGCCGGTGGCGGCCCAGACGGCTGCACCCAGCAGGGCCAGAGTGATGATCTTCGTTCGGTGCACCCGACCAACTCTGCTGCCCGCAGGGGCCGTTCCGGGTGCCGGAAGCCGACATTGCCCCCGCACGGGTGAGCGCGGCTAGGCGCCGGTGACGCCGTCGATACACTCCCGGAGCAGATCCGCGTGACCGTTGTGGCGGGCGTACTCCTCGATCATATGGGTGTAGATCCACCGCAGGCTGAACTGCTCGCCCTGCCGGCCGAGCCCCTTGGAGAGGTCGTCCAGCGAGTAGCGGGCCGCCACCTCGCGTGCGTAGGCGATCTCCCGCTGCCAGGTGCTGTACGCCTCGTCCCAGGTGTCCGCATCGGTGAGGTGGAACTCCCCGTCCGGGTCCTCCTCGCTGAAGTAGAGCGGCGGGGTGTCCTCGCCCTCCATCATCTCGCGGAACCAGCCTCGTTCCACCTCGACCATATGCCGTACGAGCCCGAGCAGGGACAGCTCCGAAGGCGGCACCGCGGCCTCACGCAACTGCTTGTCGTCGAGCCCGGCGCACTTGTGAGCCAGGGTGGCGCGGTGGTAGTCCAGCCACCCTTCGAGCATGGTGCGTTCGTCGGCCCTGAGGGGTGGTTCCTGGCGTTCCTGTGTCGTCATGCGGAGCATCATCACCCGCGGGCCGGCGGCCCCGCTACGCGATATCCGTGCCCGCCCCTGGCGGGCTGTCAGGCCGGCATT
This window harbors:
- a CDS encoding SDR family oxidoreductase, producing MTAQDSGKVALITGASRGIGYGIAEAFVARGDRVCITGRNEDALKAAVEQLGADRAIGVAGKAHDEAHQAAAVERTMEVFGRVDHLVNNAGTNPVFGPMAEMDLNVARKVYETNVISALGFAQQTWKAWQKENGGAIVNIASVAGVSASPFIGAYGMSKAAMVNLTLQLAHEFAPVVRVNAIAPAVVKTKFAEALYEGREAEAAAAYPLGRLGVPADIGGAAAFLTSDQSGWVTGQTLVVDGGIFLNAGVG
- the ung gene encoding uracil-DNA glycosylase, producing the protein MTGTDMLPASWSGVLGDELEKPYFKELTAFVEEERAKGPVYPPRDEVFAALDATPYDRVKVLILGQDPYHGEGQGHGLCFSVRPGVRTPPSLRNIYKEMKEELGHPVPDNGYLMPWAEQGVLLLNAVLTVRASEANSHKGKGWERFTDAVISAVAARPDPAVFVLWGNYAQKKLPLIDEERHVVVKGAHPSPLSAKKFFGSRPFTQIDKAVAGQGHAPIDWRIPDLG
- a CDS encoding DinB family protein; translation: MTTQERQEPPLRADERTMLEGWLDYHRATLAHKCAGLDDKQLREAAVPPSELSLLGLVRHMVEVERGWFREMMEGEDTPPLYFSEEDPDGEFHLTDADTWDEAYSTWQREIAYAREVAARYSLDDLSKGLGRQGEQFSLRWIYTHMIEEYARHNGHADLLRECIDGVTGA